Part of the Fodinicola acaciae genome is shown below.
AGGTCTCGTGCCCGAAGTGCCGCCGTCAGGTCGACGTTTCCGTTGCGTGCCAGCGGGAGACGCGCGGTGGGCAACTCGGCAGGATGGCGGTCGGCGTCGCCGGGCTGATCATCTTCGGTCTGGCTCTCGCCACGAACATCTCCATCGGCTGGGACACTCCCAGCTGGACCCTCCCCGGCGTACCGCTCGGATTTCTGCTTGCGCTATGCGGATTCGGCTTCGGGGCGGCGTACGACGGCATATCTGTCGACAGGAAGAGTTTCCACAAGATCTTTCCGGCGAAGACCAGTCAGCCCAGGCAGAAGCAGCGCCCCGAGGTCCGCCGACTGACCGGTGCGCGTCGGGGGATCGGGCTCGTGATGGCCTGCGTCGGGATCCTCGCACTGGTGGCGGTGATCCCGCTCCTGGTCCTCACGTTCATCGGTGTCGGCAATCCGACGCTGCTGAAACTGGCGCTGGGAGAAACGTTTTTGGCCTCGGTGCTGCTGATCGGCGGCGCTGGCGTCGACGGTCAAACGGCGTTTGCCGCGGTCGTCTGCGCGCTAGCCGTCCTCGTCGTCACCATCCCGCTTTTCCTTGTCGGCCTGACCGCCGTCGGCTGGGGCGGGATCCTGCTCGTACTGCTCCTGTTCGTCGTCGCGCAGACGTTGTCGGCGATTTCCCGGCGTCGACAGCAAGACTAAAGCTTGAGTTTTAACCTCTGGGTTGGTGAGTGGTTCCGCGCCACTGGACGCCCGACGGCTGGCAACCTGAGGATCCCCGGCCGGCCTACCCTGCTCCGAGAGCCGCCATCCGGGTCATTGTCCGGCAGTGCAGCGACTGGGTGATGTCTTTCCAGCCATCGGCGGCGCGGACCGGCGCGGAAGGTGGCGAAGGGGTCCACTATATAGGACCCCCACAGGCGCGTGTAACGTTAAATGTCTGTCTTGTGAGCCAAACAGGTGAAACTCAAGTAAAGCGTACGCATGAATCTGATCTTCATCGCGGAGCGAAAACCCGCGACCAGATGAACCAGCAGGTAAAGGAGTTTGAGCACCAGATGCCGCACCGCACCATTCGACTCGCCGCAGCTGTCGTCGCCACAATCAGCTTGTTCGCCGTCTCCGCCTGCGGCGGTAGGGCCGGCGGGGCCGGAGGGACTGCTCAGCCACCGGCCACCGCGGGCTCGAGCGCTCCGGCTGACAGCAGCGGCTCGGGACCCAGGGTTCCGTCCCCACTGCCGACCAAGGACTTGATCGCCAACCCGTGCAGCGTGCTCAACGCCTCGGAGGCAGAACAGGTCGGCCTCAAGTATCCCGGCGAGAAGAGCACCGGCGTGCTGAACGGCTGCCGCTGGACGTCCTCCGGAAGCAACCTGAACTTCGTCAACAACACGCCGATCGAGCAGAACAAGCACGGGATCAGCGACATCTACGACCAGAAGGCCCAGCAGGCCTACTTCGAACCCACCACGATCAACGGCTACCCGGCCGTCTTCGCCGCCACCCGGGACAGCCGCTCGAACGGCATCTGCACCCTCTGGGTCGGCGTCACCGACCAGCTCGCCGTCTCGGTCCTCCCGAACATCAGCATTGGTTCGAACAAGAAGGACCCCTGCGGCATCGCGAAGAAGTTCGCCACCGCGATGATCGGACATCTCCAGGGAGCGTCGTGATCGTCACTCGACCTGAGCCCGCGTGGACAGCGTGACGCTGGTTTCCAGCACGATAGCCGCTGAAAGCAACAGATAAGCAGCACGCCGCCGATGGTCGAGGCGGTGAGGTCTGTCCGCCGGCCGGTACGCGGTCAGACCTCGGTCCGGTTTGTGCCAGCTGCGGGCGGCTGAGCCAAGACAGCGTGGGGTCAACGGCTCCGGGTCGGTCGGGTCGGCGATGCTGTGAGCGTGGAGTATGTGTCCAGAGTGCCGCGGCCGCCGCTGGACGGGCTGATCGACGACCTCTACTACCTGGAGGGTGCGCCGCCGTACGACCGGCTGACGCTGCCCGCGATGCCGGCGGCGCTGCTCATCGTCAACCTCGGGGCGCCGCTTCGGATCCGTGCCGGCACCGACATCGAGACGGCCGCCTACGCCGATGGTTGCGTGATCTCCATGCCGACTCGGGCGTACGAATTTGGCTATCCGTCTCGGACCCGGTCCGTCGGCGTGCACTTCAAGCCGTGGGGGCTGGCGCCGTTCGTGGCGATGCCGGTGGCCGAGCTGTGTGACCGGCCGGTGACGGTGGAGCAGGTCTGGGGCCGGCCCACCGTCGCCGAGCTGCGTGACCGGCTGGCTGCGGCGGACGGGCCGTACGAGATGCTGACGCTGCTCGAGGCGGAGCTGATGCGACGGCTGAGCGAGACCACCGGCCTGGGGCTGGTCCGCCATACGAGCTGCGTCATCGCGGCGGCCGGCGGCGCGGTGCCGATCGGCGATCTGAGCGTGGCGGCCGGTGTCAGCAGCACTCATCTGGCGCGGCGGTTCAAGGAACTCATCGGCGTCACGCCCAAGCGGCTGGCCCGTACGCATCGTTTCACCGCCACCGTGTTCGCGATCGACCCGGCCGGACCGGTCGACTGGGCCGAGCTCGCCAGTCGCGCGGGCTATTTCGACCAGGCCCACTTCGGTCACGAGTTCCGTGCGTTCACCGGTCTCACGCCGACCCGGTATCTGGAAGTCCGGCGGCGGTTCCTGCGCGAACATCCCGGCCACGTGCTCGACAGCTGGCCACTGCCGGCCGATTGATTTCTTACAAGAGCGGTAGCTCGCGACTGGCTAGTTTGGGGACATCCCAGAGCAGAGGAGAGTCGGCGTGGGCAAGGTCGTCATGTACAGCTCGGTGTCGGTGGACGGCTTCGTCGCGGACGACAAGGACCAGCCCGGGCCGCTGTTCGACTGGTTGACCAGCGGAGACGTGCCGCTGGATGAGGGTGGCGCGCTGAAGGTGTCGCAGACGTCGTTTGACTACGTCCGGCCGTACTGGGACCAGATCGGTGTGACGGTCGCCGGCCGCCACGTCTTCGACCTGACGGACGGCTGGGACGGGAAGCCGCCAAGCGGCATCGACCACGTGGTCGTCGTGACGCACCGGCCGCCGCCCGAGGGCTGGGACTCCGGGGCGCCGTTTCACTTCCTCGATGGCGTCGAGGCGGCCATGGCCAAGGCGCAGGAGCTGGCGGGCGATCGTGTGGTCGAGGTCGCCGCGGGCGACGTCGGCGGCCAGGTGCTTGCCGCGGGCCTGATCGACGAGGTGCGCATGGACGTCGTACCCGTCGTGTTCGGGTCCGGAAAGCGCTATTTCGGCTCGGTCGACGCGCAGCACCTTTTGGAGGATCCTGACGTGGTGGTTCACGGAAACCGGGTGCTTCACCTGCGCTATCGGGTACGCCGTTGACCGGCGCCCGCGTGCGTGAGGTAGGTCGATGGTGACCATCCCCGTCGACAACCCGGTCGCGGCCGCGGCGACCGCGGCGATCCACGATGGACGCGTCATCGATCTGCGGCGAATGCTGGCGGAGCATCCGTGGCTGGCCGGCGCTCGCGTCGGCTCGGACGCGCCTGGAGCGATGTCCCGGAC
Proteins encoded:
- a CDS encoding dihydrofolate reductase family protein, producing MGKVVMYSSVSVDGFVADDKDQPGPLFDWLTSGDVPLDEGGALKVSQTSFDYVRPYWDQIGVTVAGRHVFDLTDGWDGKPPSGIDHVVVVTHRPPPEGWDSGAPFHFLDGVEAAMAKAQELAGDRVVEVAAGDVGGQVLAAGLIDEVRMDVVPVVFGSGKRYFGSVDAQHLLEDPDVVVHGNRVLHLRYRVRR
- a CDS encoding AraC family transcriptional regulator → MEYVSRVPRPPLDGLIDDLYYLEGAPPYDRLTLPAMPAALLIVNLGAPLRIRAGTDIETAAYADGCVISMPTRAYEFGYPSRTRSVGVHFKPWGLAPFVAMPVAELCDRPVTVEQVWGRPTVAELRDRLAAADGPYEMLTLLEAELMRRLSETTGLGLVRHTSCVIAAAGGAVPIGDLSVAAGVSSTHLARRFKELIGVTPKRLARTHRFTATVFAIDPAGPVDWAELASRAGYFDQAHFGHEFRAFTGLTPTRYLEVRRRFLREHPGHVLDSWPLPAD
- a CDS encoding DUF3558 domain-containing protein — its product is MNQQVKEFEHQMPHRTIRLAAAVVATISLFAVSACGGRAGGAGGTAQPPATAGSSAPADSSGSGPRVPSPLPTKDLIANPCSVLNASEAEQVGLKYPGEKSTGVLNGCRWTSSGSNLNFVNNTPIEQNKHGISDIYDQKAQQAYFEPTTINGYPAVFAATRDSRSNGICTLWVGVTDQLAVSVLPNISIGSNKKDPCGIAKKFATAMIGHLQGAS